Genomic segment of Armatimonadota bacterium:
GCCAGGAAGCCAAAGCCAAGGTGCACCGACATGATGCTGCCGTCGAACATCTGCGTGGTGAGCAAAACCAGCAGGGCGGCGAAGACGGCGACGGCGGCACCACGGCCTTCGCTTTGGGGCGGGCTGCTCTGCACCCACTGCCAGGCGGCTCGCAGGCCCACCACACACAGCGCCAGGAGAGCGGCCAGACCGACCAGGCCTGTCTCGACGGCAAAGTTCAGCCAGAGGTTGTGGGCAAACGGCGGGTAGAGCTCGGTGGCCTCGGGGAGACGGTAGCGCGGGTAGGCCTGCACGAAGGTCCCGTACCCTGTGCCCAGGAGTGGGTGGTCGGCAACCATCCGGGGGATCGCCCGCCAGATGAGCAGCCGGGAGCGGTTCGCCTCGGCCTCGGGGCGTACCAGGGAGCGGATGTCCCCACCGAGAGCGGGCCAGCGGGCCAGAAGCGTCAGCCCGGCTACGGTGAGGACCGCGGTCCACAAAAGAAGGCGCAGGCGCGCCGGGCGGGGAGCGCCCAGGAGGATGGCCAGCGTCACCCCGACGGCCGCGCCCAGCCAGCCACCCCGGGACCGCGTCAGGATCAGGCCTGCCAGCAGCACAGCGGTCAGTGCGCCGGCCGTCCAGCGGCCGCGCAGGAGTCCGGTCACGGCCAGGGCCACGGTCAGGGTCAGCGCCACCGCCAGCGTCATTCCCAGGCCGTTCTCGCCCACCCCCGGGGTGGTGGCCGCCGCCCAACCTGCAGCGCCTGAGCGGGCCAGTCCCCAGAGGGCTGCGGCCGCGCCCCCGGCCACCCAGATGCGCAGCAGACTGACGATGTCATCCGCTCCGCCGTGGGCGTAGACGGCCACCGAGCGCACAGAGACCACCGCGGTCAGGCCAAAGAGCAGGGCCAGCATCAGGGAGACGCCGCGCCACTGTGAGGCCAGAGCGGACGCCACCGCGGCCAGCGCCAGCGCCAGTAGCGGCGCGTCGATGGCGGTGGGGATCCAGCGCCAGGAGCGTGTCAAAACTTCGACCAGAGCCAGCAGGAAGAGGACGGCCAGTCCGGGGGTGGCATACCCCGCAGAATAGGCGGCCACTGCCAGAAGCAGGACCAGGTCGCGCAGCCGACCGAGACGCACGGCCTCTTCATTATAGGTAGGGCGACAGGTAGAGGCGGGCGTCTATGGGTACGGCGACAGGTAGAGGCGGGCATCACGGACAGGTTGAGCGCCAGAGGCAGGGATCGGCGGGCCTTGGCCCCCGGTGCGGAGGGAAGAGGATACGTGGGGGAGAAAGTCGAGGAAGTTGATGCAGATGCCGGCGCCTACCCTTCCTCCGTCGCCATCGCTTGCAGGCCCGCGCAGCCTGGCCGCGCCCCTGTTCCGGCGTGGAGCCATGTCGCTGCGGTTGACCGAGCGGAAGCTCCTCCTGTTTCTCGGCGACCTCTTCGCCGTCGGCGCGGCGCTCCTGCTGGTCCTGGCGCTGCGCTTCGCCTTTCCGCTGGGCTGGCAGACCGTCGCCGCCCGCCCCATGTGGTTTGCCCTGCTCGCTGGTCTGTGGAGCGTCTGCGCCCCTCTGCTCAACGCCTACGACCTGCGCCGCGCCTCCCGCGCGGGCAGCGGTGTTGCCGTGGGAGCCGGGGTGGCCCTGGTGGTGGCACTGATCTACCTGGCCATTCCCCGCTATACCCCTCACCTGCCCGCGTCGCGGCTGTCCACAGGCCTGTTCCTCCTCCTGGTGGTGGGGCTGGTCGGCGCCTGGCGCGCCGCCTACGCCCTCCTGCTGGTGCAGCCCACCTTCCGCCACCGGGTGCTGGTGCTGGGGGCGGGGTGGGCGGGTCGGTCGCTGGTGGAGGCGGTGCGCTCCCACGCGTCCAGGGAATACGACCTGGTGGGGTTCGTGGACGACGACCCGGCTAAGCAGGGCCGGGAGATCGACGGCTTGGCGGTGCTGGGCACCGCGGAGCAGCTGCGCCAGGTGGCGCAGGTGCACAATGTCTCCGAGGTGGTGGTGGCCATCACCCGCTCCGGGCTCATGGACGGCCGTCTGGTTCAGGTCCTGATGGACTGTCACGAGCAGGGCATCCAGGTGACGCTGATGGCGCCCCTGTACGAGCGTCTTACCGGCCGCGTTCCCGTGGAGCACGCTGGACCGAACCTGCAGGTGGTCCTCCCCGTGGAGCGGGACCCCAACCGGGTCTACCTTCTGGTCAAGCGCGGTGTGGATGTGCTCATCGGGCTGCTCGGGACCGCCGTGCTGGGACTGCTCTTTCCCTTCATCGCTCTGGCCCTGCGTCTGGAGGGACCGGGGCCGCTCTTGTACCGGCAGGTGCGGGTCGGCCGCGGAGGCCGCCACTTCACGCTGGTCAAGTTTCGCACCATGGTCCCTGAGGCGGAACCGGATGGGCCGCAGTGGGCGCAGGAAGGGGACCGGCGCGTCACCCGCGTCGGCCGCTTCCTCCGCCGGCTGCACCTGGATGAGCTGCCCCAGGCCCTCAACCTGCTGCGGGGAGAGATGAGCTTCATCGGGCCGCGGCCAGAGCGGCCGGAGTTCGTGGCGGCGCTGGAGCAGCAGATACCCTTCTACCGGGCCCGCCATGCCGTCCGTCCGGGAATCACGGGATGGGCGCAGGTCAACTACGGCTACGGGAGCTCCGCCGAGGATGCTCTGATCAAGCTGCAGTACGACCTCTACTACGCCAAGCACTGCTCGCTCTTCCTGGACCTGGCCATCCTGGTGCGCACCCTTGGATTGGTCCTCACCCTGCGGGGGCGCTAGGGGCATGGCAGGGGATTCCTGCGTGACGCGCCCGGGGCCCGCGGAGATTCGCGGCAGCGAACTTTTGGGGTGAGCTGGTGCTGGCCATCATCCCTGTCGCCGGCCTGGGCACGCGACTGCGGCCGCACACCCTGGAGCGGCCCAAGGTCCTTCTGCACGTGGCCGGCCGACCCATCCTGGGCCACATCCTGGACGAGATGCTGGCGGCGGGCATCCGCCGCGTGGTGCTGGTCGTGGGCTACCTGGGAGAGCAGATCCGGGAATGGGTGGACCGCCACTACGGGGACAAGCTGGAGGCCGCCTTTGTCGAGCAGGGAGACCCGCTGGGCAACGGCCACGCCGTCTACGTGGCCCGTGATTATCTGGGCGCAGATCCCGTCCTTCTGCTCTTTGGCGACACGATCATCCGAGCTCACCTGCCGGAGCTGCTGACCCGGCCTGAGAGCGCAGCGGGGGTGAAGCCCGTGGACGATCCCCGCCGCTTCGGCATCGCCGAGGTGGACGCGCAGGGCTACATCCGCCGCCTGGTGGAGAAGCCGGAGGTCCCCACGAGCCACCTGGCCCTCACCGGGCTGTACCTGATTCGCAACGCCCTTCGACTGCGCGAGGCCCTGGAGCGAATGGTGCGGGAAGACCGGCGGCAGCGGGGGGAGTTCTGGCTGGTGGACGCCCTGCAGTTGATGCTGGAGGCGGGGGAGCCGATGCGGCCCTTCCCCATCACCCACTGGTACGACTGCGGGACTATCGAGGCGTTGCTGCAGGCCAACCGGGCGCTGCTGGCCCTGGACAGCCCGCCCGTCCCCGCGCTGCCGGACGCGGTGCTCATCCCTCCCGTGGCAGTATCCCCGCAGGCCCAGGTCACCCGATCGGTGGTCGGCCCCTATGTCTCGGTCGGTCCCGGGGCGCGAATCAGCGGAGCGGTGGTGCGGGACAGCATTGTCCACCCCGAGGCCATCATCGAGGATGCCGTGGTATCGGGGGCTGTGATCGCCGAGGGTGCCCGGGTGAGCGGTCCTGCCGCCGCGCCCTCCCCGCCGGATCCCTGATGGTACCTCTGGCGTCCTGCCCGCACCGTCTCGCCTGCCTCACCAGGTTTCCCTTCCCCACGGGCACCCCTGCTGGCGGCCCACCGGTTTGAACCCGGAGATAATGCTCTGTATGCTGTGAACGAGGGGGAACGTGTCTCGTGGCGCGTGACGCGCGGGTTGACAGGTTAACGGAAGCGCTCACCCGACTCGCCGAGGCGCAGGCCCGCACCGAGGGGCAGCTAGCGCAGCTGACGATGCGGGTAGATCAGCTGGCGGCGCGGGTAGATCAGCTGGCGCTGCGGGTAGACCAGCTGGCGGCGGCGCAGGCCCGCACCGAGGACCAGCTAGCACGGCTGACGACGCGGGTAGACCAGCTGGCGGCGGCGCAGGCCCGCACCGAGGACCAGCTAGCACGGCTGACGACGCGGGTAGACCAGCTGGCGGAGGCGCAGGCCCGCACCGAGGACCAGCTAGCACGGCTGACGACGCGGGTAGACCAGCTGGCGGAGGCGCAGGCCCGCACCGAGGCGCGTCTGGAGCAGCTGGCGGCGGCACAGGCGCGCACCGAGGAAGCGGTGCGCGTGCTGGCCCAGCAGGTGGGGCGGTTGAGCGAAACCATCGGGTTTACCCTGGAGGACCTGGCCCGCGAAGTTACCCCCGCTTATCTGGCGCAGCACTTCGCCATCCGCGTCTCCGTCCTGGATCGCCGTTTCTTCACCCTGGACGGCCAGGAGGTGGAAGTCGACCTCTTCGGCGAGGGTACCCGGGACGGGGAACCCATCGCTGTGGTCGGGGAAGTGCGCAGCCGGATCTACGGTGAGGACGTGCAGCGGGTCGCTCAGCGGGCGCTGGACCTGGCGGGACAGCTGCCCGGCAGGCCTGTTGTCGTCCTGTTCGGCTTCGTCATCCACCCCTCCGCCCGCGAGGCCGCCGCACGGCTGGGCGCCATCGTCATCTCCTCGTCCGGGCGTTAAGGCCACGCTGCACTCAGGGCGGTGAACGACGCGCTGTCTAGTCCTGCGTGTCTATCCGCGGTGCGCCGGGGCAGCGCAGGCGTGTGACCCCTGTGGACGTTCCCATTTGACGGCCTCGTGGCCCTCGGTTATAATCCTCAAAACACGGAAGAGGCTTCCGCATTGCGAAAGAAGACGCAGCCCCCCACCGGGCGGCGGCTCAACGGCACGCGGGCCCTGGGGAAAGGGCTGCTGGTGCTGGAACTGGTGGCGGACGCCCAGAGCGCCCAGTCCCTTTCGGCGCTCGCTGCGCAGAGCGGCCTGCCACTGAGCACCGTGCACCGTCTGCTGGTCACCCTCACACAGCAGGGGTTCGTCGAACGAGACGCGCAGACACGCCGCTACCGTCTGGGCGCACGGATGCTCACCCTGGCCGCGGGCGTCCTGCAGCAGGCGGACCTGACGCGAGAGGCTCCGCCCATCATGCAGGAGTTCGTCCGGGAGACAGGCGACGCCATCTCGCTGGCCGCGCTGCAGGACGGCCGGGTGGTGCTGCTGGAGAAGGCCCAGGGCCTGGACGCCCCCCGGCTGTTCCTGCACATTGGGCGACAGGCTCCGGTGCACTCCACCGCCCTGGGCAAGGCGCTGGCGGCGGGGTTGCCCGACCACGACGTCCTGGAGATCCTGAAGCGCCATGGGATGGCGCGCCTCACCCCCCGAACCATCACTACGCCGCGGCGGTTTCTTCTGCACCTGGAGGCGGTGCGCCGCCGCGGGTATGCGCTCGACGACGAGGAGACCGTGGTCGGGGCGCGCTGCCTGGCGGTGCCGGTGCGCAATCACCGGGGCCAGGTGGTGGGCGCGCTCAGCACCTCAGGCCCTACCAGCACGTGGAGTGAGGAGCGGATGGCCACGGTTCTGGCTGCCCTGCAGCACGCGGCCGCCCGCCTCTCCGAACGCCTGGGGTACCGTCCCCCGCGGCAGGTGAACACTCAAGGACGCGCCCCGGCCTCAGCCAGCTGGCCGGGGGTGGAATGAAGGAGGGAGGACGATGGGAACCAGTCTGCGGTTGAGGCTCTGGCGCCCCGGGATGCTGCTGCTGGCAGCGCTCCTGGCGACGCTGGGAGTTTCCCCTCTGGCGGCCGCCCCGCGGGTGAAACTGACCATGTTCATCTGGGCCGGCGCCAACCAGGGTGTGGTGCCTCGGGAGGTGGTCACGCGCTATCTCCGCACCCACCCCAACGTGGAGGTCGAGTTCTGGGAATCCAACAACACCGTCACCTACCCCAAGATGGTGGCGGCCAAGCAGGCGAACCCCAACAATCCGCTGATCAACTTCGGCTACTTCAACATCGACGCCAGCAACCGGGGAGACGTGGACGACATGTGGCTGTCGCTGAACCCGGCGCGCATCCCCAACATGGCTCTGGTGCACGCCAGCCTGCGCCGGCCGGGAAACCGCGGCATCGGTTACGGTATTAGCGCCCTGGGGCTGATGTACAACAAGAACCTGGTAAAGGACCCACCCGACTCGTGGACGGCGTTGTGGGATCCCAAGTGGCGGGGCAAGGTCACCTTCTTCGACAACAACTTCTTCCCCCTGGTCCTGGCCGCCCGGCTGAACGGTGGCAGCGAGAAGAACATCGACCCGGGATTCCGCATCTGGGCGGAGAACGCCAAGAACCTGCGGGCGCTGGTGACCAGCAACGACCAGTTGAAGAACCTGCTGGTGAGCGGAGAGGCGCTGATTGCTCCCTGGTTCACCAGTATCTGGGCCTTCTGGGTAGAGGAGGGTGCTCCCCTGGGCTTCGTCAACCCCAAGGAGGGCGTGGTGGCCTTTCCCATCT
This window contains:
- a CDS encoding O-antigen ligase family protein — translated: MRLGRLRDLVLLLAVAAYSAGYATPGLAVLFLLALVEVLTRSWRWIPTAIDAPLLALALAAVASALASQWRGVSLMLALLFGLTAVVSVRSVAVYAHGGADDIVSLLRIWVAGGAAAALWGLARSGAAGWAAATTPGVGENGLGMTLAVALTLTVALAVTGLLRGRWTAGALTAVLLAGLILTRSRGGWLGAAVGVTLAILLGAPRPARLRLLLWTAVLTVAGLTLLARWPALGGDIRSLVRPEAEANRSRLLIWRAIPRMVADHPLLGTGYGTFVQAYPRYRLPEATELYPPFAHNLWLNFAVETGLVGLAALLALCVVGLRAAWQWVQSSPPQSEGRGAAVAVFAALLVLLTTQMFDGSIMSVHLGFGFLALLILGPVGIRAAETPLYRPGDARP
- a CDS encoding sugar transferase, with amino-acid sequence MSLRLTERKLLLFLGDLFAVGAALLLVLALRFAFPLGWQTVAARPMWFALLAGLWSVCAPLLNAYDLRRASRAGSGVAVGAGVALVVALIYLAIPRYTPHLPASRLSTGLFLLLVVGLVGAWRAAYALLLVQPTFRHRVLVLGAGWAGRSLVEAVRSHASREYDLVGFVDDDPAKQGREIDGLAVLGTAEQLRQVAQVHNVSEVVVAITRSGLMDGRLVQVLMDCHEQGIQVTLMAPLYERLTGRVPVEHAGPNLQVVLPVERDPNRVYLLVKRGVDVLIGLLGTAVLGLLFPFIALALRLEGPGPLLYRQVRVGRGGRHFTLVKFRTMVPEAEPDGPQWAQEGDRRVTRVGRFLRRLHLDELPQALNLLRGEMSFIGPRPERPEFVAALEQQIPFYRARHAVRPGITGWAQVNYGYGSSAEDALIKLQYDLYYAKHCSLFLDLAILVRTLGLVLTLRGR
- a CDS encoding sugar phosphate nucleotidyltransferase, which codes for MLAIIPVAGLGTRLRPHTLERPKVLLHVAGRPILGHILDEMLAAGIRRVVLVVGYLGEQIREWVDRHYGDKLEAAFVEQGDPLGNGHAVYVARDYLGADPVLLLFGDTIIRAHLPELLTRPESAAGVKPVDDPRRFGIAEVDAQGYIRRLVEKPEVPTSHLALTGLYLIRNALRLREALERMVREDRRQRGEFWLVDALQLMLEAGEPMRPFPITHWYDCGTIEALLQANRALLALDSPPVPALPDAVLIPPVAVSPQAQVTRSVVGPYVSVGPGARISGAVVRDSIVHPEAIIEDAVVSGAVIAEGARVSGPAAAPSPPDP
- a CDS encoding IclR family transcriptional regulator, with product MRKKTQPPTGRRLNGTRALGKGLLVLELVADAQSAQSLSALAAQSGLPLSTVHRLLVTLTQQGFVERDAQTRRYRLGARMLTLAAGVLQQADLTREAPPIMQEFVRETGDAISLAALQDGRVVLLEKAQGLDAPRLFLHIGRQAPVHSTALGKALAAGLPDHDVLEILKRHGMARLTPRTITTPRRFLLHLEAVRRRGYALDDEETVVGARCLAVPVRNHRGQVVGALSTSGPTSTWSEERMATVLAALQHAAARLSERLGYRPPRQVNTQGRAPASASWPGVE
- a CDS encoding extracellular solute-binding protein translates to MGTSLRLRLWRPGMLLLAALLATLGVSPLAAAPRVKLTMFIWAGANQGVVPREVVTRYLRTHPNVEVEFWESNNTVTYPKMVAAKQANPNNPLINFGYFNIDASNRGDVDDMWLSLNPARIPNMALVHASLRRPGNRGIGYGISALGLMYNKNLVKDPPDSWTALWDPKWRGKVTFFDNNFFPLVLAARLNGGSEKNIDPGFRIWAENAKNLRALVTSNDQLKNLLVSGEALIAPWFTSIWAFWVEEGAPLGFVNPKEGVVAFPIYLQIVKGSTPEQVAVAEEIINELLLAENNARYARLTFGIPSVRGAPLSPTVEKILNPKLLDTAIWLDWATMGAKASEWRQRWEREVKSRL